From the Campylobacter concisus genome, the window TACCTTCTCTTATGAGCGCTCTTAAAGCAAGCACCTTTAAAACTCTCTTTTTTAAATTTCCAATCAAGCCAAGCTCATCAGCCCCAACGCCTAAATTTATGAGTTTCACGCCACTTGCCAGCTCGTAAAATGGCTCGTCCTTGTCAAATTTAACAAGGCTTACATCATGATCCATGCTAAATCTTGATGCGATCACCGCACAGACTCGCTCCGCACCGCCACTTCTAAGCGTTGATGTGACAAATAAAACCTTCATACGCCAAACCTTTGCTTTATCTTTACACGTAGCTTTGAAAGCGCTGGTAAAATGCCACTTGGAAGCAGGCTAAGTAGCAAAAAAATAAACGCCTCTTTACTAAATTTAATGCTAAGACTTTTAAAGATACATCTTAGCATCAGACCATATTCGCCTGCTATTTTGGCGTAGTAAGCGGCGTTTTTATACTGCATAGCTAGAAATTTTGGCTCATTTTTGATAGCGATGTCGTAGTGCAAGTTTGCTGTTTTGATGTAAGCGTTTGCCACATTTAGCGCGTGTTTGCCGGCATTTAGCGTAGCACTATCGCTTCTTGCGATGCGGTAGATGTAAAGTGGCTTTTTAAGATAGAAGACACTTTTTTCAAAAAAACAGATGTAAAGCTCATTTTCGCCACCAAAACTGCTCTCATCAAACCTAAAATCATCTATAAATTCACGTGAAAAAAGCTTAAAATACTCGCCATTTATCCGCCCGCAGTGATAATCCACCTTGCTCATCGCCCCACTCTTATTATACGGGCTTCTACCAGCCATCACCTCAGTCATCACGCCATTTTTTTCGCAGATAGCGTCCGCAAAAACACACGAATACTCGCCACTTTTTAAAATTTCATAGCACTCAGCAATCGCCTCTGGCAAAAGCTCATCATCATCATCAAGCAAGCAGATAAACTCGCCTGTAGCATTATCAAAGCCATTATTTTTGTTGCCATTTGGACTCTTG encodes:
- a CDS encoding glycosyltransferase family 2 protein; this translates as MSEPLVSIVTATYKRPELLKKALKSALSQSYENLEIIVTDDGDDESASEICNSFNDARIKFVKNTAHNKSPNGNKNNGFDNATGEFICLLDDDDELLPEAIAECYEILKSGEYSCVFADAICEKNGVMTEVMAGRSPYNKSGAMSKVDYHCGRINGEYFKLFSREFIDDFRFDESSFGGENELYICFFEKSVFYLKKPLYIYRIARSDSATLNAGKHALNVANAYIKTANLHYDIAIKNEPKFLAMQYKNAAYYAKIAGEYGLMLRCIFKSLSIKFSKEAFIFLLLSLLPSGILPALSKLRVKIKQRFGV